From Cyclopterus lumpus isolate fCycLum1 chromosome 4, fCycLum1.pri, whole genome shotgun sequence, a single genomic window includes:
- the pgm1 gene encoding phosphoglucomutase-1 isoform X1, whose product MKACTCRCSAAAVASSSVQIADHLGGSNMVKVTTVKTKPYADQKPGTSGLRKRVTVFQQNQHYAENFIQSIISVIEPAERQAATVVVGGDGRFFMKEAIQLIVQIAAANGIGHLVIGQNGIMSTPAVSCVIRKVKAVGGIILTASHNPGGPNGDFGIKYNISSGGPAPEGITDKIFEISKTLQEYQICPELKADLAKIGKQIFEVDTFKPFTVEIVDCVDAYAEMLREIFNFAALKELLSGANHINVRLDAMHGVVGPYVKKIVCEELGSPSNSAVNCVPQEDFGGHHPDPNLTYAADLVNTMKGGEYEFGAAFDGDGDRNMVLGKNGFFVNPSDSVAVIAANFTSIPYFQKTGVKGLARSMPTSGALDNVAKALQMQLYETPTGWKFFGNLMDAGKLSLCGEESFGTGSDHIREKDGLWAVLAWLSILAARKQSVEEIMKDHWQKFGRNFFTRYDYEEVDSDAANKMIKDLETAMFDPSFVGKKFSSGDKTYEVAVSDNFAYTDPVDGSVSKNQGLRMIFSDGSRIIFRLSGTGSAGATIRLYIDSYEKDPQKIYQDPQVMLAPLIDIALKVSQLQEKTGRTGPTVIT is encoded by the exons ATGAAGGCGTGTACGTGCCGCTGCTCCGCCGCCGCAGTCGCCTCTTCATCTGTCCAGATTGCGGATCACTTGGGGGGGTCAAACATGGTGAAAGTAACCACAGTGAAGACCAAGCCGTACGCGGACCAGAAGCCGGGCACGAGCGGCCTGAGGAAGAGGGTGACGGTGTTTCAACAGAACCAGCACTATGCGGAAAACTTCATCCAGAGCATTATCTCTGTCATCGAGCCCGCCGAGCGCCAGGCTGCCACCGTGGTGGTGGGAGGAGATGGCAGGTTCTTCATGAAAGAGGCGATTCAGTTGATCGTTCAGATCGCCGCCGCCAACGGG ATTGGTCATCTGGTGATTGGTCAGAATGGCATCATGTCCACCCCAGCAGTCTCCTGTGTGATCCGCAAGGTGAAGGCAGTGGGCGGCATTATCCTCACAGCCAGCCACAACCCCGGAGGCCCCAATGGAGACTTCGGCATTAAGTACAACATCTCCAGTGGAG GACCTGCTCCAGAGGGCATCACAGACAAAATATTTGAGATCAGCAAAACCCTGCAGGAGTATCAGATCTGCCCAGAGCTGAAAGCGGATCTTGCCAAGATCGGCAAGCAAATCTTTGAAGTGGACACTTTCAAGCCCTTCACAG TGGAGATTGTGGACTGTGTGGATGCTTATGCTGAGATGCTGAGGGAAATCTTTAACTTTGCCGCACTGAAGGAGCTTCTCTCCGGAGCCAATCACATCAACGTCCGCCTGGATGCTATGCACGGAG TGGTTGGTCCTTATGTGAAGAAGATAGTCTGTGAAGAGCTGGGTTCTCCTTCCAACTCAGCAGTCAACTGTGTTCCCCAGGAGGACTTTGGGGgccaccaccctgaccccaACTTGACCTACGCTGCCGACCTGGTCAACACCATGAAAGGAGGAGAATATGAATTTGGCGCGGCCTTTGATGGTGATGGT GACCGTAACATGGTGCTGGGTAAAAACGGCTTTTTCGTGAACCCCTCAGACTCGGTGGCTGTCATCGCTGCCAACTTTACCAGCATCCCATACTTCCAGAAGACTGGTGTCAAAGGACTGGCCCGCAGTATGCCCACCAGTGGAGCCCTGGACAA TGTGGCTAAAGCTCTGCAGATGCAGCTGTACGAGACTCCAACTGGCTGGAAGTTCTTTGGTAATCTGATGGACGCTGGAAAACTGTCATTGTGTGGAGAGGAGAGCTTCGGCACAG GCTCAGATCATATCCGTGAGAAGGATGGCTTGTGGGCAGTGCTTGCATGGTTGTCAATTTTAGCTGCCAGGAAACAGAGTGTGGAAGAGATCATGAAGGATCACTGGCAGAAGTTTGGCAGGAACTTCTTCACCAG GTACGACTATGAGGAGGTGGACTCAGACGCTGCCAACAAGATGATCAAGGATCTGGAGACGGCAATGTTCGACCCATCCTTCGTAGGAAAGAAGTTCTCATCGGGTGATAAGACTTATGAGGTGGCTGTCTCTGACAACTTTGCCTACACAGACCCTGTGGACGGAAGTGTGTCCAAAAACCAG GGTCTCAGGATGATCTTCTCTGATGGTTCTAGGATCATTTTCCGTCTCAGCGGTACAGGCAGCGCTGGAGCAACCATCAGGCTCTACATAGACAGCTATGAGAAGGACCCCCAGAAGATTTACCAAGATCCACAG GTGATGCTGGCGCCCTTGATAGACATCGCCCTGAAGGTCTCTCAGCTCCAAGAGAAGACTGGACGCACTGGTCCCACTGTGATCACATGA
- the pgm1 gene encoding phosphoglucomutase-1 isoform X2, giving the protein MSTPAVSCVIRKVKAVGGIILTASHNPGGPNGDFGIKYNISSGGPAPEGITDKIFEISKTLQEYQICPELKADLAKIGKQIFEVDTFKPFTVEIVDCVDAYAEMLREIFNFAALKELLSGANHINVRLDAMHGVVGPYVKKIVCEELGSPSNSAVNCVPQEDFGGHHPDPNLTYAADLVNTMKGGEYEFGAAFDGDGDRNMVLGKNGFFVNPSDSVAVIAANFTSIPYFQKTGVKGLARSMPTSGALDNVAKALQMQLYETPTGWKFFGNLMDAGKLSLCGEESFGTGSDHIREKDGLWAVLAWLSILAARKQSVEEIMKDHWQKFGRNFFTRYDYEEVDSDAANKMIKDLETAMFDPSFVGKKFSSGDKTYEVAVSDNFAYTDPVDGSVSKNQGLRMIFSDGSRIIFRLSGTGSAGATIRLYIDSYEKDPQKIYQDPQVMLAPLIDIALKVSQLQEKTGRTGPTVIT; this is encoded by the exons ATGTCCACCCCAGCAGTCTCCTGTGTGATCCGCAAGGTGAAGGCAGTGGGCGGCATTATCCTCACAGCCAGCCACAACCCCGGAGGCCCCAATGGAGACTTCGGCATTAAGTACAACATCTCCAGTGGAG GACCTGCTCCAGAGGGCATCACAGACAAAATATTTGAGATCAGCAAAACCCTGCAGGAGTATCAGATCTGCCCAGAGCTGAAAGCGGATCTTGCCAAGATCGGCAAGCAAATCTTTGAAGTGGACACTTTCAAGCCCTTCACAG TGGAGATTGTGGACTGTGTGGATGCTTATGCTGAGATGCTGAGGGAAATCTTTAACTTTGCCGCACTGAAGGAGCTTCTCTCCGGAGCCAATCACATCAACGTCCGCCTGGATGCTATGCACGGAG TGGTTGGTCCTTATGTGAAGAAGATAGTCTGTGAAGAGCTGGGTTCTCCTTCCAACTCAGCAGTCAACTGTGTTCCCCAGGAGGACTTTGGGGgccaccaccctgaccccaACTTGACCTACGCTGCCGACCTGGTCAACACCATGAAAGGAGGAGAATATGAATTTGGCGCGGCCTTTGATGGTGATGGT GACCGTAACATGGTGCTGGGTAAAAACGGCTTTTTCGTGAACCCCTCAGACTCGGTGGCTGTCATCGCTGCCAACTTTACCAGCATCCCATACTTCCAGAAGACTGGTGTCAAAGGACTGGCCCGCAGTATGCCCACCAGTGGAGCCCTGGACAA TGTGGCTAAAGCTCTGCAGATGCAGCTGTACGAGACTCCAACTGGCTGGAAGTTCTTTGGTAATCTGATGGACGCTGGAAAACTGTCATTGTGTGGAGAGGAGAGCTTCGGCACAG GCTCAGATCATATCCGTGAGAAGGATGGCTTGTGGGCAGTGCTTGCATGGTTGTCAATTTTAGCTGCCAGGAAACAGAGTGTGGAAGAGATCATGAAGGATCACTGGCAGAAGTTTGGCAGGAACTTCTTCACCAG GTACGACTATGAGGAGGTGGACTCAGACGCTGCCAACAAGATGATCAAGGATCTGGAGACGGCAATGTTCGACCCATCCTTCGTAGGAAAGAAGTTCTCATCGGGTGATAAGACTTATGAGGTGGCTGTCTCTGACAACTTTGCCTACACAGACCCTGTGGACGGAAGTGTGTCCAAAAACCAG GGTCTCAGGATGATCTTCTCTGATGGTTCTAGGATCATTTTCCGTCTCAGCGGTACAGGCAGCGCTGGAGCAACCATCAGGCTCTACATAGACAGCTATGAGAAGGACCCCCAGAAGATTTACCAAGATCCACAG GTGATGCTGGCGCCCTTGATAGACATCGCCCTGAAGGTCTCTCAGCTCCAAGAGAAGACTGGACGCACTGGTCCCACTGTGATCACATGA